AGCATCACTGTAACAGAAGTAATAAACAAAGAGGAaagacttcatttaaaaatgtaatgattAAGTTGTAATTTGCAGCTATTGTGTTACTCACACTAACACAGAGCGTGGAAGGGTTGTCTGGCCTCTGGCCCTTTGATTCCGATTTGGTGATTGCTAAAGTTTGAGCAAGGGTGACTTACACCTGCAGACAGCTGTTGTTCAGGTGTGTTGTAGGCATATCTCTGGGGCTGAGTGCTAACTGGCCATGCAAATTAAAAACCCAGATGAGTATATCAATATAGTAGTGATTGATccttgctttgaaaatctgatcTTTAATATTTGCTTGGCAGTCAAATGAGTTATGTTTTCTCCCTGAGAATGTCTTGGTGTGCCAGTGAGATTCAGCAAGACACATGTTTGTGAGCTGTAAGGATGGTGTGGGACAATGGTGACAGTGACTTCTAACTTGGGCTGGTGTTGAAAGACTCTTCTTTCCCACTTGCTTTTGACTCTCTCAATGAAAAATAGAtatgctttcatttcttaaaagtCTAATTAGGGAAGTGGAGAAACTGTCTTTGGCATAGTAAAAGAAGTGAACATCATATGCTTAGTAACATTGTGTTCTCTGTTTTAAAACCTGTGGTGTTTGTACTATGTTCATGTGGAAAAAAGAGTAGATTCTTCTGTTGTTAAAGCATAACAAGTCTTTGTAGAAGGAGCTGTTAAGCAGACACATAAGAGAAGTTTggtttttcaaagcattttgtgGTCTAACTGTagttgttttcttaatttgtgATATTGTCCTTCTGGACATAACTGTTGGTATTTATTAGAAGAATCAGTTCTAGTGAACATGGGTTTGTTTCCTCAATGGTGGGTGTGAAAGCAAACAGCCATTTAGTGTATACATCACTTAAACAAATGTAGTAGTATTTCTGCATCCTATTGTATGTGATTTTACTGATATGTTTTGCTGCAGGAAGCTTATTTTCGCTACATGGCTGAAAACCCCACTGCTGGTGTGGtccaagaagaggaagaggataACCTGGAGTATGATAGTGATGGGAATCCAATTGCACCATCCAAAAAAATCATTGATCCTCTTCCACCTATCGACCACTCAGAGGTAGGAAGGAAGTTTATTCCATTCTAGAAAGCAGGAGCTCAGAAGCAGATTGAAATATGCTTCCATCCCTCTCATAGTTCAGTGTCGTTCTACATAGGTCCTACTAAAGATCCTTGCAATGGCTTTGTGTTAAACAAATGTTCCTGCAGACAATTAAGAACTTTTGAGGAAAAGGGCATTTCCCCACCAAGACTAGGTGGAAAGAGAGAGAATCTTGGGTCCTCGACTAACTGAGTAATTACTCTTGCAGATTGAATACCCACCATTTGAGAAGAATTTCTATGATGAGCATGAGGAGATCACCAGTCTCACCCCACAGCAAGTGGTGGAGCTACGTCATAAGCTAAATCTCCGGGTAAGTTGGTCACGAAACTGTCCTCCTGGGACCTTTTAACTTCttgttttgggctgttttagtagttttaatgaagattttCCCAGGAAACTCCAGCCTCTCAAACAACTTCAGTGACTTTGATTTAAGGGAGCTTGATTTTCCTTAACAGTTCTTGAAAGTCTCTGGATTTGTCAGAGTGGGTACTGCAGTTTGCCAGTTGCGTGGTTACACTTGGACTAAAGAATTCCAGAGCTAGGAATGGAAACTGGGAATATTATGTGCCATTTGTGACACTTTCCATCATTTGTGGTGACTTTCCATGAAGGGAATTGTCTGGGGAAGGAGGTAGAGAGTATGTTAGTAGCTTATGTGGATTGACAATTTATCTATATTTTTGTACCTGGAAGTCCTATTTACACACATGTGGAATTTGCACCTACTTAAACTTACATCTattcaaaaagtaaaaagccattttcagaggcagagacaccttttcttttccccctcactttttgtttctcactgttCATGAACaatgctgtgtttctgttcctCAGGTCTCCGGTGCTGCTCCTCCGAGGCCTGGCAGTAGTTTTGCTCATTTTGGGTTTGACGAGCAACTTATGCATCAAATTAGGAAATCTGAGTATACCCAGCCCACTCCTATACAATGTCAGGTGAGTGTTGTTGCTTCTCTAGCATCTAAAGAGAACTAATAACACAATGCAAAGGTCCCTGGTCCATATGAGGATGTATGCAGTTCTAGTTTCCTATATGAAGCTGTCATAAAGAATGATTTGTATTTTACTAAGCATGAACTGAGGACTTCAGCACTCAGAATACTTACAGAAAGAATAGGCTCAGAGAATTTGGCTTTAGCATTGTTACAGCTGGACAAGTTGTGTTTGTGTAGATGTAAATATAGCCTTGGGATGTTGTACTGTGCCCAAACACTGATTTCATACAGGACACTGACAGTGATAACATAAAAATTGCTTCCAGcccttaaaataaattaattcagttATAAACTTGGTAATGAAACTGTAAGCATTGATGGGTGTTGCTGTGACTCCTCTGCGATGTGCTTTCCTCTTGTTATGTGAGTTTTCATGTCAGAGACAAGAATATGCTATGGTTGGCATGACATGGGTTTAGAATCTCCTTATTTTTAGGGTGTTCCAGTTGCACTAAGTGGCAGAGATATGATCGGGATAGCTAAGACTGGAAGTGGAAAAACAGCAGCCTTCATCTGGCCAATGTTGATTCATATCATGGATCAAAAGGAGCTTGAGCCGGGGGATGGTCCCATTGCAGTGATTGTCTGCCCGACCAGAGAGCTTTGCCAACAGGTAGGTGTGTAGTAAAGCATGTATGTGCCATACAGCCTAAATATGAAGAATACTGTGGATTCATTGCCACAAATTGTATGTGTAAAAGGATAGAGCCTGCAAGTTAAATTACAGctggatcacagaatcacagactggtttgtgttggaagaaaccttaaagctcctccagctccaaccccctgccacgggcagggataccttccactagagcaggttgctccaagcccctgtgtccaacctggccttgaacactgccagggatggggcagccacagcttctctgggcaccctatgccagcgcctcagcaccctcgtAGGGCAGAGCTTtagatctcatctcagtctcccctctgtcaggttaaagcctctccccttgtcctgtccctacaagccTACGTCCAAAggccctctccaggtttcttgtaggcccccttagGCACTGGAGGAATGTTTTAAAGTCTCCCAAAGGATGCCTAAATACATTTCTCAAATTACTGGAAATTCTTGAAGTATTCAGCCCTCAGGAtttctgaataatttcattAAGCTATGAGGCTGCAAAGTGGATTTCAGGACCTGGGCTGTATTTCCAGGGTAGGTATGTTTTCTCAGATGTAACATGAACCGTGATGTGCTTTGTTTAAAATCCTCAGATCCACTCGGAATGTAAGCGCTTTGGTAAGGCGTATAACCTGCGCTCTGTAGCTGTCTACGGAGGAGGAAGCATGTGGGAGCAAGCCAAAGCCCTCCAGGAGGGGGCAGAGATAGTTGTCTGCACGCCAGTAAGTACCTGTATACACACAGGACCATTTTTTGTTGCTTAATTGAAGCTGAGATCGATTTTTTAATACCATTGGTGATGCAGAATTTGTTCTCTGATAACTGAAATTTAGGTTCTTCACAGGTTATCAGATGTTGAGAGCAAATACACTGGGATTATTCTCCCAAGAGAAGTTGAAAGAGATTAGGTATGATCTCCAGCAGAAGGCAGAGTAACAAGATCTTCTTGAATCAGCGTCAGTTGTACACGATACCAGGTTCTGATTGCTGAGCCTTAAATTCATGAAGAAGATTCACAGAATGTCATGAACTTGAGTGCCATCTTCCTGAATCAGTATAGAGCCTGTGAAGGGCTGAAACGCTGAATCAGAAGGGGCGTTGATGCTGAACCAGGGATTTGAATGAGCACAGTTGTCACCTGGCTTTGCTTCTTGCAGAAACTAGTTGTGAACTTGGACAAAACTGAGCAACTAATGgttggaggaaaggaaagagtttgttaaatatgctttaaaaacttgtttgttttgttttttaataggGTCGTTTGATTGATcatgtgaaaaagaaagctaCAAACCTTCAAAGAGTCACTTACCTTGTGTTTGATGAAGCTGACAGAATGTTTGATATGGGGTTTGGTATGTAATGAACAAAGGTCActgttttggaaagcagcagtgtccAGTTCCCAGCTTAGTGGGACTGTTTGTTACCCCTGTAccttcatatatatatatatatatatgataatACATTAAGCAAATACTTTGTAGGTAAAACCCATATTTAAAGGTCTAATATCTGTTGCTATTAAGAGATCAGCAAAGTCCTGTTGATGTTGAAGTTCAAACCTCCTGATTTTTATCTTAGAGTTGCTGAATAACTTTTGAGCACTTCAAATTGCATGAATGAAGTTGCATTTTGAGTTATTCTACTAAATAATGAGCATACAATGTTGATCAGAgggtttttcctctcctttccagAATATCAGGTCAGATCAATCGCAAGCCACGTACGTCCTGACAGACAGAGTAAGTATAAGCATGTCTCAAAGTAAACTCCTGAGAGTTGAAGGAGGCTGGTGGCTGCCAGTTAGGACTGGAACAGAGCTGGGCTTTCCTGTTCTAGACACAGCCACACAATGAGACTTTCTCAAAAGTCCACTGGTGTTATTCTCCGTGTGGGCTGTAGGGAGGGAGCACTTGTGAAACGTGGGCATCGAACCACATGGTTTGTCAGTCTGTAATCCCTCCACACACTTTACTCCGAGGAAAGATGATTAGCTGAATGAATGTTCGTATGCTTTGCGAGCCTGTGTTCTAAGCTGCCGTGAAAGCAAGTTCACAGCAGTGCCACATATTATCAACATCTTAATTCGAGTGCCATGAAATGTGTTTCCACTTTGAGGGATTCTAATAGTGGATAATTTTCATTAGAACTGGTAAAACAGACTGTAGCTTCAGATCACTGACATCTGGTACAGTCCTACGGGTCCTCATTGACAGGATCTGTGCAGTGTTGCTGCAATTCTGaaagaaagttgtttttttaaggagttcaaatactgtttttctttcagcccTCTTGTTCAGTGCCACTTTCCGTAAGAAGATTGAGAAATTGGCCCGGGATATTCTGATCGACCCCATTCGAGTTGTGCAGGGAGACATTGGAGAGGTAATTCCATGATACTTCTGAGACAAGCAGAGAAatgaagccttctcttcctgTTGGCTGAAATTGAAGTTAAGCTGCAGTAGTCATTATTTAAGACTAAATACTTTGTGCTTAACAAAAAACAGTaaagttttgtgtttggtttcttaTTGTATTGACCTTTCTGACTCTTGTAGTGATGGGAGGTTTCATCAAGGAGTGAAATATTAATGCAGGGattgattttcttctattagGCTGGATCGATGGGTATATCCTTTTGTTTTGTCTCAAAAGTATAAAGAAAGCAATTGCAGCTTTTGCAGTGAAGGGTTTGGAACTCGGACTGTAAAGTCTTTCAGTTGGTTCACATGGGAATGTTGATTCTAGACTTGCTTGACAGTAGCAGCTGATCTATTAGCAGAAGAGGGATTTGGTAGTAAGTTGATCAAGTGGGCAGATGTATCCTTGCTGTGAAGAAACTTTGCTTATAATGTATGAAAACTATTGAGAAATTTCACAAGGTGACCTTCAGAACACTCTTCTTCTAACCATTTCTCtgcatgttattttttctcaaTCAGgaatgtgaggtgtcccttcATTACCAACAAATTAATGGCTGTTCTTGAAGGCCCTTCCTTCTGGGAAACTGTTTTGCCAACATTTTGcttaagaaaagcagcagctttcccagctcAATCACAGGGTTTCTATTCCCTGATCTAAATTATCACTCTGAGTGCATCATTCTTGAAATAATTCATACTTAAATGCgtaaaaatgaaatctttcagAGAAATGTGTGTTACTTGCAGTACAGAGTGTACAGGGAGTCTGGTTATACCTCCCCTCTTCCTGATCCCAGGGCAAGTCACAGCTCACAGGAGTACTTTCTCTGATGGCCACATGAGTAACTCTTACTGATGAGCATCCTCTCCATCTCAGACCTGCTCTTGCTTAGTCTATTTCAGATGTTAACAGCATCTGTCCCAAGAGCATCTGAATTGCAAGTACCCACCTTTACATCAGGAGGGTGCTAAACTGCATCATGTCAAAGACCACACTTTGCCTTTCTCAGGTTTAACCCCTGCCTTCTCTGAACTGTGAAAAAGAAGTGGTCAGCAGTTAGACAAGAGCTAAAATCTCTTGTAAAGAATTTTGTTCTCCTGTTTCTCCACTGTTTATTCTCACACCTAGTTGAAATTCCTCAtttcattctgcatttgtttGCCACGCTGTCCTTTCGGTCCTGCATTATTTCTTGTCTAATTTCCTCCCTTAGGCAAATGAAGATGTTACTCAAATTGTGGAGATTTTCCCCTCTGGCCCTAGCAAGTGGAACTGGCTGACTCGACGCCTCGTGGAGTTCACCTCTTCTGGCAGTGTTCTCCTGTTCGTCACCAAGAAGGCAAATGCAGAAGAGTTGGCCAATAACCTCAAGCAGGAGGATCATAATCTGGGGCTGCTTCATGGTGACATGGACCAGAGTGAGAGGAATAAAGTCATTtcagaatttaagaaaaagggGATCCCAATACTGGTAGCTACTGATGTGGCAGGTAGGTGATGTGCTACAAAACAGCAGCTCCTACAAGTTGTGGATATTGGCAGTTGTGGATATTGGTCGTTTTGTGGAAAGCAGCAAGGTTGGCTTCTGCACATGCTGGGCACTGTGTTCCTGATGTTCTTCAGACGTACACAGTGTTAGCaggggggtttgtttttaaagtcttctAATGATGTTTCTATTACAGTCTGACAGTTTTTAATATACGGAAGGAAAATAAGCTGTTTCTTAAGGAAGTAGTTGCTCTTTGTTAATCAGCTGACACATTATGCATGCTTAAGTGAAGAGGAGATGAACACACTTGAAGCCTTCTCTAGAAGAGCTTTTGTACCCAGATGTTTAGCTGACCAAAGAGTGAATTTCAGTGTCCTTTAATAAATCCCTCTCTCTTCATTGGAAAACCAGTCATATAAAGAGGTCTCTTCCATCCCTAACCCTGTGGACCTGGGGAATGGTGTAACTTATACTGCTGTTAGAGAAGATATTGCTACACTTAGGAGTTTTAGCCTGTGAAGAGTGTCTTATGTGGGGTGTGTTCCTGTGGAAACTCCTTTTGTGTGCTGGAGCAGAATGAAGTGATAAGCTGGTATGAATGGGATTGCTTTGAGTTAATTTGGGATCATCACACTTCCTGCTatgttgctttttcttacaGCTCGTGGGTTAGATATTCCTTCCATTAAGACCGTCATCAACTACGACGTGGCTCGAGACATAGATACTCACACCCATAGGATCGGTCGTACTGGCAGAGCAGGCGAGAAGGGAGTTGCCTACACTCTGCTGACTCCCAAAGACAGTAACTTTGCTGGTGATCTTGTCAGGAACCTGGAAGGGGCTAATCAACATGTTTCCAAAGAACTGTTGGATCTAGCAATGCAGGTATGAACAAGCAAAGCCTCTTGAGTAGAGGAAGATTCCTTCCATGATTAGCACGAACTCAGGAGCTCAGGGACTTGCTTCTGGCTCCATCATGTGTTAGCAGTGACCTTTGGTGATCTATCCTGCTTTTAAGCAGGCTTTCTAGTGTTTTTAATGGCCTTTGAAAGACTccatgaagaaatgaagattttGGAATGCAGTATGTAATCTATTTTGGGGTCAGGCACTGCCTATGAAATTAGGAGCTGTGATCTGGCTGATGGCAGCAGAGCACTCCAGCTCCAGTATCTCATTACAGTTGGATTTTCAATGTGGATTTATGGCAGGCATCTGGGAAATGCAGCTTAGTTGAAAGCTAAACTAGAACATAATTACAGGGACATTCACTCTGTGAAATGGTTGTTGCTTGATCATTGTACCTGCTTGGCAGGGCTGCCTGGCAGGCTCACTATATATAGGTATGACAGATAGCTGAAACAATTGTGCTCGTGCCACTGTCAGCTCTCGAAGTTCTTGTCTTTTGCTGCCTTGCGGAGCTGCAAGAGAGCAAAGGCATTTATGAAGCTTCTTATTCCCTGTGTTGagatttgtctttcttttgtaTAGAATCCATGGTTCCGAAAATCACGtttcaaaggaggaaaaggcaagAAGCTGAATATTGGTGGTGGGGGCTTAGGATACCGTGAACGTCCTGGTCTGGGATCAGAAAATTCTGTAAGTAGAGATGCTGAAGAAGTTGTTTACAGATTCTTGGAACTTTTAGACTTAGTATTGactaatttttaatgtaaaaaaatcttAGTACTGGAGTACAGCCTCTGCTTTCAAAGGTTTTCGTAGCTCAGAATCTTCCAGAGTTAGTATCAGAAACATCCCAAATGAAACTGTCCCTGTTGTGTTATTCTCTTGCCAAGAGCTGCCTTCTTTAGGGCCAGGGCAATCATTTggttgcattttgcttttgcgtgtactgcagggagctgggaaatgAGGTTTTACTGTagcgtggagacctcagagcagccttccagtatctgaaggaggcttacaaggatgctggagagggactcttagaatcatggaatagttagggttggaaagaaccttaagatcatccaacCCACCAcatcagttccaacccccctgccatgggcagggacacctcacactaaaccatgtcacccaagactctgtccagcctggccttgaacactgccagggatggagcattcacaacttccttgggcaacccattccagtgcctcaccaccctcgctgtaaagaacttcttacttatatctaacctgaacttcccctgtttaagtttgaacccatcaccctttgtcctattgcattggagttggaactagatgatcttaaggtcctttccaacccaaaccattctatgcttctcTGACTAGGAAGTCACTAAGACTTAATCCATCTTTACTTTTCATTGTCCTCAAGGTCATGGGGCAAACTGTTGAGCTGCTCAGTGCTCCCCAGAAGTTTGTCATCCTTAGTAGGCATATTTGCTGAGTGCAGAGCCAAGATAGGTTGAGAGGATGATTGAATTGAAAGTGTGTGTGTTGGATAAATCTCTCCAGTTGTCCTTTGTCTTTTTGCGTAGGACCGTGGAAACAACAACAGCGTGATGAGTAACTACGAGGCGTACAAGCCATCCACTGGGGCAATGGGAGACAGGCTTACGGcaatgaaagcagcttttcaggtTGGTTCCAGCACTTGTACTCCAAGTTCAAACTCAAGAGGAAAGGACATAACATGGAAAAACTTTCCTACCGATGATTCAAGGCAACTCCATTATTTCTCCcctgaaaatgcagaaactCTGTTGATTTCAGGGCAGTTCAGTTTGGCAGTTGTAGCTGTGGCTGCACCTCATCTGCTTGGAGCATGTGCTCAGCATTGCAGTCCAAAGTGGCAGCAGGAGTCTGCAGGCTGGACCGAATACATCTGCACAAAGTTAATTTGCAAACTTACTTTGTTTTCAATGGCCTCTTTGCTatctttcccttctgctcctAGGCTTGATCCTATTTAGGTTGCTTAGCAGCAATAGTGTAATTGCAATCAAAAGAAACGGGGAACAGAGAAACTCTTTCTCTTCAGTGTAAAAATTAACCCCACAACATAGGAGTCCCCTTGTTTCTGTGGTTTGGTAGAAGATGCCTGTtactatttctgtgtttttaagcaCAGCAGGAATGTAATCACTCCAAGACTGACTTTTTATAGGAACTCTTTCCTAGGGCTTCCCCAGAATTCGAGATGGGCTTGTGTGTGCATGATGACTATGTGGTTTGTGGTGCAGTACCAAGGCAAACatgctctctttttttctctctctctctttctgtcagTCCCAGTATAAGAGCCACTTTGTTGCTGCAAGCTTAAATAATCAAAAGACTGgtagctctgctgctggggcaaGTGGCTGGACCAGCGCCGGGAGCTTGAACTCGGTACCGACGAGTTCAGCACAGCAAAACGCCGCAAACCCCGAGAGCCCAATCGCAGCCACCGCAGCAGCAAAGGGTGTGCCAGGCTTCACCAGCTCGGGGAGTTTGAGCAGCGTTCCCACCTTTCCAAGCGTCGGAGTACAGGGCTTCAACAACACAAATGCCAGCACCAACAGTCGagaaggcggcggcggcggcaccggcgtTGCCAGCGCGGGGGGCGGCATTGTCAGAGAACGATACAACGACAGCCGGCCCAGCCGGCACAACGAGGTCCCGCGCCGTGGAGAGGGGGGCGGTCGCTACAACGATGTGCAGCGCCACGGAGAAGGAGGCGGGCGCCACAGTGACGTTTACCGCCACGGAGAGGGCCGCCACGGCGACAACCATCGCCACGGGGAGAGCCGGCACTTCGCTGACGTGGGTGGTGGGAACCGCAATAACGGtgacagcaggaacagcagcgAAGGGAGGAACAACGAGAACAGGAATGGTGACAACAGGAAGGAAGCCAACAACCGAGACAACAAAACAGATGGGTTTGCTGTCCCAGAGCCCCCAAAGCGTAAGAAGAGCCGGTGGGACAGTTAAAAGCTGGTGTTGCCCAGCCTGGGGTCTCTGCAGGTGGTGTTGCCTTTTGCCAGaggattttgggggggttttggtaACTGGTTGttgagctgctggggaaggagaaggaaaccGTACAAACTACACTCCCTGTGCAAGTCTGGGCCGGTACATCTGTGGACAGCTTCACTCTAATGATGTGTATACACAATGCTTTAGTCAAAGAGAAATCATTTTGATAAAGCTCCCTGGGTTCTGCTTGTAAACATTCAGTGCTCAAGTGACTTTCTGCTGGATTTAAATGGATCTTCTTGACAAGAAAGAAGCTGTTTCACGTCCTTGGAACATTAAGAAACTGTTGTCGATAGAAATATAAAGTAGTCTTTTCTTAACCAGCATTCAGACTTAAAAAGTAACAGCTAGAGATGCTCAGGACCCACCTGGTAAACAGTGCTCTTAGCAGTGTGTTCAGTATGGTGAGTTCTTCCCCAGTCTCTTGTTTTCACATATTATCCCCGTATAATTTGGCCTCCAAGTTGCCCCTTACATCCCATCACCTAAGGATCCATCAATTTGCGTTGCTGAAGGTGGGATGAAGCaagtggatttttctttccttgtttcattattttttaagaagctgttCAAAGGCTCCTTCTCCAGCCCAGCAAACCCCAAATTCACCTCTAGTGTAGGCTGGACTCCCTGGCTTGGCTGTGGTCAGTACATCAATCCCAATCCCATTGCCCTCTTCTCTCCTGCTAACCTTCATTTTGATGGAAGCCTGCATAGCAAACTTGCCTCTCTGCTGTGCCTATGCACCCTCTGTTCTGAGAGGGTTGAGTGCTTTCTTcgaattaaagacaaaaaagggaataaacTACAGCCACACCACTCACAGGCTGGTGCCCCCCATGCAGCGTAGCTAAACGAAGAGGCTTCCCTCAGTAATTCAGGGACCTGCTGCTCAGAAGCCTTTAGGGAGACCCTGAGAAGCGATTGATGAAGTGGAACAGCTCAACTCTCGCCCCATATTGGACACATGTAGTTAAAACTGTAAAATCTTGCTTGACAGTTTTTAACTCGTTGTGTGTATCATccctttttttaaactctttgtTGGCACCATAAAGGTAAGGCAGAAATCTTTTGTTGAAACACGGCAGCACCCACCGCTGTCTTGTTTCTACTGAAAGAAGTATCAGAAACTGTCAGGTTTTGGTGACATTGTGATGTTTTCTTTATCAGCTGTGCATTTACTTTCTGCTTGCTCTagtaaatgttttattactGGTTCAAAACTATTGAGCATGTGCTTTTTATTCTCCTCTGGCTGGTCTGGTGTTCGAGTGGTGTCTGGTGTTTGGATCTCCATCCACCCTGTCCCTTTCTTTCACCAGCAATGATGGATTGTGGTTGATAGAAGAATTCCTGTGGGTTTTTTGCAGTATCTTTGACCCCAAACTGTTTTGCCAACCCTATTTTAGCTTCAAAGCCTCCTGGGGAAGagattttttccctccattttaCAAGTGGGAAGGACATGTTCCTCATCCCAGGCTTTCTTGGGGTCATTAGAGAACTTGGCAGCAGTTTTGTGATCTGACCTGCATGGGCACTGCTCCCTTTGGGCCCCCTCACTAACTAGCTCTAATCTATTTCGGTTTTTTGAAACTGCTTCCACTTGAATTCTCTCATTATGGCCCAGGCAGAAACCTCATTGCACTGGTTTGAGCTCTGCATATTTAGTATTAAGACAAGTATGTTCCAGGGCAGATGGGGCAGGGGTTTAGATGTTGCATTCATacaatcacagactggtttgggttgaagggaccttaaagctcaccagctccaactccctgccacgggcagggacaccttccactggagcaggttgctccaagcccctgtgtccaacctggccttgaacactgccagggatggggcagccacagcttctctgggaaaagtctgtgccagcgcctcagcaccctcacagggaagagcttctgcctcagagctcatctcaatctcccctctggcaggttaaagccattccccttggcctgtccctacaggcccttgtccaaagcccctctccaggtttctagGCCATTCCGCTTTCTTTATCACACTTCAGGCTTATCACTCTGCACAATTAAAGATTTGAGttgcaaaacaaaccagaaatagCTCCATAGTTTCAAGCTTCCATCTGCTCCTGCCTTCCTGGGAACTCGCCGTGGACGTGGCATATCCTTGggtttctccctttctttttgaCACATCCCTCTGCTGTTCAATAGGATTCTTGAAATTCCTCACCCCTCTCTCAGCTACCAGAGGCCTCTTGAGACTTGGGTGAGTAAATATTGATCCCTGACCAAGAGCTAT
The Strigops habroptila isolate Jane chromosome 19, bStrHab1.2.pri, whole genome shotgun sequence DNA segment above includes these coding regions:
- the DDX42 gene encoding ATP-dependent RNA helicase DDX42 isoform X2 translates to MAENPTAGVVQEEEEDNLEYDSDGNPIAPSKKIIDPLPPIDHSEIEYPPFEKNFYDEHEEITSLTPQQVVELRHKLNLRVSGAAPPRPGSSFAHFGFDEQLMHQIRKSEYTQPTPIQCQGVPVALSGRDMIGIAKTGSGKTAAFIWPMLIHIMDQKELEPGDGPIAVIVCPTRELCQQIHSECKRFGKAYNLRSVAVYGGGSMWEQAKALQEGAEIVVCTPGRLIDHVKKKATNLQRVTYLVFDEADRMFDMGFEYQVRSIASHVRPDRQTLLFSATFRKKIEKLARDILIDPIRVVQGDIGEANEDVTQIVEIFPSGPSKWNWLTRRLVEFTSSGSVLLFVTKKANAEELANNLKQEDHNLGLLHGDMDQSERNKVISEFKKKGIPILVATDVAARGLDIPSIKTVINYDVARDIDTHTHRIGRTGRAGEKGVAYTLLTPKDSNFAGDLVRNLEGANQHVSKELLDLAMQNPWFRKSRFKGGKGKKLNIGGGGLGYRERPGLGSENSDRGNNNSVMSNYEAYKPSTGAMGDRLTAMKAAFQSQYKSHFVAASLNNQKTGSSAAGASGWTSAGSLNSVPTSSAQQNAANPESPIAATAAAKGVPGFTSSGSLSSVPTFPSVGVQGFNNTNASTNSREGGGGGTGVASAGGGIVRERYNDSRPSRHNEVPRRGEGGGRYNDVQRHGEGGGRHSDVYRHGEGRHGDNHRHGESRHFADVGGGNRNNGDSRNSSEGRNNENRNGDNRKEANNRDNKTDGFAVPEPPKRKKSRWDS
- the DDX42 gene encoding ATP-dependent RNA helicase DDX42 isoform X1, with product MNWNKGGPGTKRGFGFGGFAITPGKKEEPKLSQQSHSAFGTAGSSAAFAKSGPPQLPSFYKIGSKRANFDEENAYFEDEEEDSSNVELPYIPAENSPTRQQFHSKSADSDSDDDPLEAFMAEVEDQAARDMKRLEDKDKEKKNAKGIRDDIEEEDDQEAYFRYMAENPTAGVVQEEEEDNLEYDSDGNPIAPSKKIIDPLPPIDHSEIEYPPFEKNFYDEHEEITSLTPQQVVELRHKLNLRVSGAAPPRPGSSFAHFGFDEQLMHQIRKSEYTQPTPIQCQGVPVALSGRDMIGIAKTGSGKTAAFIWPMLIHIMDQKELEPGDGPIAVIVCPTRELCQQIHSECKRFGKAYNLRSVAVYGGGSMWEQAKALQEGAEIVVCTPGRLIDHVKKKATNLQRVTYLVFDEADRMFDMGFEYQVRSIASHVRPDRQTLLFSATFRKKIEKLARDILIDPIRVVQGDIGEANEDVTQIVEIFPSGPSKWNWLTRRLVEFTSSGSVLLFVTKKANAEELANNLKQEDHNLGLLHGDMDQSERNKVISEFKKKGIPILVATDVAARGLDIPSIKTVINYDVARDIDTHTHRIGRTGRAGEKGVAYTLLTPKDSNFAGDLVRNLEGANQHVSKELLDLAMQNPWFRKSRFKGGKGKKLNIGGGGLGYRERPGLGSENSDRGNNNSVMSNYEAYKPSTGAMGDRLTAMKAAFQSQYKSHFVAASLNNQKTGSSAAGASGWTSAGSLNSVPTSSAQQNAANPESPIAATAAAKGVPGFTSSGSLSSVPTFPSVGVQGFNNTNASTNSREGGGGGTGVASAGGGIVRERYNDSRPSRHNEVPRRGEGGGRYNDVQRHGEGGGRHSDVYRHGEGRHGDNHRHGESRHFADVGGGNRNNGDSRNSSEGRNNENRNGDNRKEANNRDNKTDGFAVPEPPKRKKSRWDS